The Terriglobus tenax genome contains a region encoding:
- a CDS encoding ArsR/SmtB family transcription factor: MNDQLSTTFAALADPTRRAILAKLSLGETSVSELSKPFSISMPAITKHLKVLEQAGLISRTRSAQFRPCRLQAAPLKDVAGWVEEYRRFWTESFDRLEDYLATVQAAESKEHKKKKKKRKH; the protein is encoded by the coding sequence ATGAACGATCAACTCAGCACGACGTTTGCCGCGCTGGCGGATCCCACGCGGCGGGCGATTCTGGCAAAGCTCTCGCTCGGCGAGACCTCTGTCTCGGAGCTTTCAAAGCCCTTCTCCATCTCGATGCCTGCCATTACCAAGCATTTGAAGGTACTGGAGCAGGCCGGACTGATCTCGCGCACGCGCAGTGCGCAATTTCGTCCGTGCCGGCTGCAGGCGGCTCCGCTGAAAGATGTGGCGGGATGGGTGGAGGAGTATCGGCGCTTCTGGACGGAGAGCTTTGACCGCCTGGAAGACTACCTGGCCACGGTGCAGGCAGCGGAGAGCAAAGAGCACAAGAAGAAAAAGAAGAAACGGAAACACTGA
- a CDS encoding winged helix-turn-helix transcriptional regulator: MDSIRQPKKPKAPLSFQSPGGKSSALADIDALVQQTIARVADKWTLLTLEALDQHGTLRFTQLAEQVGGVSQKMLTQTLRQMEADGFVTRTVHPIIPPKVEYTLTPLGRSLGEAFCSVWIWAEKNYKAIEKARTAYRERNPA, translated from the coding sequence ATGGATTCCATCAGACAACCAAAGAAACCGAAGGCCCCGCTCTCCTTCCAGTCGCCGGGCGGCAAGTCCTCCGCTCTTGCGGATATAGACGCCCTGGTCCAGCAAACCATCGCACGCGTTGCCGATAAATGGACGCTTTTAACACTCGAGGCGCTGGACCAACATGGCACGCTGCGCTTTACCCAGTTGGCGGAGCAGGTGGGCGGCGTAAGCCAGAAGATGCTGACGCAGACCCTGCGGCAGATGGAGGCCGACGGATTTGTGACACGCACCGTGCATCCCATCATTCCACCGAAGGTCGAGTACACGCTGACCCCGCTGGGCCGCAGCCTGGGTGAGGCCTTCTGCAGCGTGTGGATCTGGGCAGAGAAGAACTACAAAGCCATTGAGAAGGCACGGACAGCCTACCGGGAACGAAATCCCGCATAA
- a CDS encoding SDR family oxidoreductase yields MKGAITDMNITGNTILITGGGSGLGRGLAEAFHKRGNTVIIAGRRQQVLDEVVAANPGIVAMTLDVTSEQAIAEFAAELTAKFPALNVLINMAGIMKPEKVIDTRVAEDTIITNLLSPIRLTAALLPTLEKQKSATIMTVSSGLAFTPLALTPTYSATKAAIHSWSQSLRYQLRGTSVEVLELAPPYVQTELMGPGQKADPRAMPLDAFISEVMQILETQPEAKEILVKNVYPLRFAGDFNVEKFDEWFDKFNAMLAAPHD; encoded by the coding sequence ATGAAGGGAGCAATCACGGATATGAACATCACAGGAAACACGATTCTGATTACAGGCGGAGGCTCCGGCCTGGGCCGCGGTCTTGCCGAGGCTTTCCATAAGAGGGGCAACACGGTCATCATCGCGGGCCGCCGCCAGCAGGTACTGGATGAGGTGGTCGCGGCGAACCCCGGCATCGTGGCCATGACGCTGGATGTGACGAGCGAGCAGGCTATCGCCGAGTTTGCAGCGGAGCTGACGGCGAAGTTCCCCGCGCTGAATGTGCTGATCAATATGGCCGGCATCATGAAGCCGGAGAAGGTTATCGACACCAGGGTCGCCGAGGACACGATCATCACCAACCTGCTGTCGCCCATCCGCCTGACCGCCGCCCTGCTGCCTACGCTGGAAAAGCAGAAGAGCGCCACGATCATGACGGTCAGCTCTGGCCTGGCCTTTACGCCGCTGGCGCTGACGCCTACCTACTCGGCAACAAAGGCGGCTATCCACTCGTGGTCGCAGTCGCTGCGCTACCAGTTGCGCGGCACCAGCGTGGAAGTGCTGGAGCTTGCCCCGCCCTACGTGCAGACGGAACTGATGGGTCCGGGGCAGAAGGCTGATCCGCGCGCCATGCCGCTCGATGCATTCATCAGCGAGGTGATGCAGATCCTCGAAACGCAGCCTGAGGCGAAGGAGATCCTGGTAAAGAATGTCTACCCGCTGCGGTTTGCCGGCGACTTCAACGTGGAGAAGTTCGATGAGTGGTTTGACAAGTTCAACGCCATGCTGGCCGCGCCGCACGACTAG
- a CDS encoding TonB-dependent receptor produces the protein MSKLRGFLGLAAVATLGLSLNAVAQSTTQGAISGTVFDATDAAISNAKITIHNDGTNQDVVLTSAGGGEFKAPLLPPGTYTVTVDATGFSASKTTQVIVTVGNVTTLNPHLATGSTEQTVEVVADIPAIDFSSATFGGHLSTSEIANIPINNRRWSSLALTTPGVTNDASGFGLLSFRGIPSVLNNVQIDGTDDNQAFFSEERGRTRAGYSISQVSVREFQVMTGVYSAEYGRAVGGVVNSVTKSGGNQLHGEVYFFHRNDKTSSKNEKTTLTTLNPTTNTYTPQVIRPKDKRNQYGFGVGGPLIKDKLFWFYAFDVFDRQFPGIAVSGNPSTFYSATAGPCQTSGLLTATGASLAQCNAALADLNTDLGSVPRYGHQNINTPKLSWVISPKHTLDVYYHRLRWDSPGGVQTQAALSYARDSFGTDFVKLDYGIARLSSLINNHMTNELRYQYARELNWEGQQPYTDYSKNHLVGANGVTTYASITASAGGFNLGSPYYSYRTAYPDERKWQIGDTASYQFGKHTLRFGVDFVHNYDIQNNLYQSNGSYSYANVGLYLADILKPSGACNPLTSSGTPTLSATGTAGCHSGLSQGFGPQAFDLATLDSAYFVQDDWKVTPSLTLNLGARYDYESYPGPYASAVNSAVPQQTNHPTDKNNISPRIGFAWDPFGKGKSVVRGGFGIYYGRIINASLMSAYTTTGGAGGQLQITAYNGTNVGTTSAPQTIKFPQTLSARPGGNVLLGVLYLDKNLQNPYTEQFDLTVQQDLGKRNVLSVSYIGSLGRELPNFLNLNLDPTQTYNVTYTLAANATAPGNCLVAACGTTFTQKVYSSSVRNTVANTTTSNTLNPAYNQITPLISNVNSSYNALTVDVTNRQWKRISYDVNYTWAHALDYAPSSSTSFSPGNNWLDPYNPRSNYGNSNINVPHRLVGWANINLPGVKSNGALSYLLNDWSIKPLIQMQKGLPYSVGTSSGSPSAQCTSGTACLQAYSSGVAGTGVSSFIPFFGRNQLFAPRNIVIDTRLQKDFRIKEGVSFQLMAEAFNLANHRNITGVNSGAFSLANNTLTATTNFGTPSSSGVNGNYAYQVRQFQFSGRVTF, from the coding sequence ATGAGTAAATTGAGAGGCTTTCTTGGTTTGGCCGCTGTGGCCACACTTGGTCTAAGTCTGAACGCAGTGGCCCAGTCGACCACGCAAGGTGCCATTTCCGGTACCGTGTTTGACGCGACGGACGCGGCTATCAGCAACGCTAAGATCACCATCCATAACGACGGAACCAACCAGGACGTCGTTTTGACCAGCGCCGGCGGCGGTGAGTTCAAGGCCCCGCTTTTGCCCCCTGGCACCTACACCGTCACCGTCGACGCAACTGGCTTCTCGGCGTCGAAAACCACCCAGGTCATTGTTACCGTCGGCAACGTCACCACGCTGAATCCGCACCTGGCGACCGGCAGCACCGAGCAGACCGTTGAAGTGGTCGCCGACATCCCGGCCATCGACTTCTCCTCGGCGACCTTTGGCGGCCACCTCAGCACCAGCGAAATCGCGAACATCCCGATCAACAACCGCCGCTGGTCCTCGCTTGCGCTGACCACCCCGGGCGTCACCAACGATGCTTCGGGTTTCGGCCTGCTCAGCTTCCGCGGCATCCCCTCGGTCCTGAACAATGTTCAGATTGACGGTACTGACGACAACCAGGCCTTCTTCTCCGAAGAGCGTGGACGTACGCGCGCAGGCTACTCGATCTCGCAGGTTTCAGTGCGCGAGTTCCAGGTGATGACCGGCGTTTACTCCGCGGAATATGGCCGCGCCGTAGGCGGCGTGGTGAACTCAGTCACCAAGTCCGGCGGAAACCAGTTGCATGGCGAGGTTTACTTCTTCCACCGCAACGACAAGACCAGCTCGAAGAACGAGAAGACGACGCTGACCACGCTGAACCCGACGACCAACACCTACACTCCGCAGGTGATCCGTCCCAAGGACAAGCGTAATCAGTACGGCTTCGGCGTAGGCGGTCCGCTCATCAAGGACAAGCTCTTCTGGTTCTACGCGTTCGACGTCTTCGACCGTCAGTTCCCGGGCATCGCAGTTTCGGGTAACCCTTCCACCTTTTACTCGGCGACAGCCGGCCCCTGCCAGACCTCCGGCTTGCTGACCGCTACTGGCGCCAGCCTGGCGCAGTGCAACGCTGCCCTGGCTGACCTGAACACTGACCTGGGTTCGGTGCCGCGTTACGGCCACCAGAACATCAACACTCCGAAGCTGTCGTGGGTCATTTCGCCCAAGCACACGCTGGACGTTTACTACCACCGTCTGCGTTGGGATTCGCCCGGCGGCGTGCAGACGCAGGCAGCTCTCTCCTACGCCCGCGACTCCTTCGGTACCGACTTCGTCAAGCTGGACTACGGCATCGCCCGTCTCAGCTCGCTGATCAACAACCACATGACGAACGAGCTGCGTTACCAGTACGCTCGCGAACTGAACTGGGAAGGTCAGCAGCCTTACACCGACTACTCCAAGAACCACCTGGTCGGCGCGAACGGTGTGACGACGTATGCGTCCATCACGGCCTCCGCTGGTGGTTTCAACCTTGGATCGCCCTACTATAGCTATCGCACCGCCTATCCTGATGAGCGCAAGTGGCAGATCGGTGATACGGCTTCCTACCAGTTCGGCAAACACACCCTTCGCTTTGGTGTGGACTTCGTTCATAACTACGACATTCAGAACAACCTTTACCAGAGCAACGGCTCCTACAGCTATGCCAACGTAGGTCTGTATCTGGCCGACATCCTGAAGCCCTCGGGCGCTTGCAACCCGCTGACCTCTTCCGGAACTCCCACCCTCAGCGCGACCGGTACCGCCGGATGCCACAGCGGTCTGTCGCAGGGCTTCGGACCACAGGCCTTCGACCTGGCCACGCTGGACTCCGCCTACTTCGTCCAGGACGACTGGAAGGTCACGCCGTCACTGACCCTCAATCTCGGTGCACGGTATGACTACGAGTCCTACCCGGGGCCGTACGCTTCTGCTGTCAACTCTGCTGTTCCGCAGCAAACAAACCACCCTACGGACAAGAACAATATCTCTCCGCGTATCGGTTTTGCGTGGGATCCGTTCGGCAAAGGCAAGTCGGTTGTCCGCGGCGGATTCGGCATCTACTACGGCCGCATCATCAATGCCTCGCTGATGAGCGCTTACACCACCACCGGTGGCGCGGGCGGACAGTTGCAGATCACCGCTTATAACGGAACCAACGTCGGAACGACCTCCGCCCCGCAGACCATCAAGTTCCCACAGACACTGAGCGCGCGTCCTGGCGGAAATGTATTGCTGGGTGTGTTGTATCTGGACAAGAACCTGCAGAACCCCTACACCGAGCAGTTTGATCTGACGGTCCAGCAGGATCTTGGCAAGCGCAATGTTCTGTCGGTCTCCTACATCGGATCGCTGGGACGTGAGCTACCGAACTTCCTGAATCTGAATCTGGACCCGACACAGACCTACAACGTGACCTACACGCTGGCGGCGAATGCTACGGCTCCGGGGAACTGCCTTGTGGCTGCGTGCGGAACCACTTTCACGCAGAAGGTTTACTCCTCGAGCGTCCGGAACACCGTCGCCAACACCACGACCTCCAACACGCTGAACCCGGCGTACAACCAGATCACGCCGCTGATCAGCAACGTAAACTCGAGCTACAACGCCCTGACGGTCGACGTTACCAACCGCCAGTGGAAGCGCATTTCGTACGACGTGAACTACACCTGGGCACACGCTCTGGATTACGCCCCGAGCTCGTCGACCAGCTTCAGCCCCGGCAACAACTGGCTGGATCCGTACAACCCGCGCTCCAACTACGGAAACTCGAACATCAACGTTCCTCACCGCCTCGTGGGCTGGGCGAACATCAATCTGCCGGGTGTAAAGAGCAATGGTGCTCTTAGCTACCTTCTCAACGACTGGTCCATCAAGCCGCTGATCCAGATGCAGAAGGGTCTTCCGTACTCGGTAGGCACCAGCTCTGGTTCGCCCAGCGCACAGTGCACCAGCGGCACGGCCTGCTTGCAGGCTTACTCCTCCGGCGTGGCTGGTACGGGCGTCAGCTCGTTCATCCCGTTCTTCGGACGTAACCAGCTCTTCGCTCCGCGCAACATCGTTATCGATACGCGCCTGCAGAAGGACTTCCGCATCAAGGAAGGCGTGAGCTTCCAGCTCATGGCTGAGGCGTTCAACCTCGCCAATCACCGCAACATCACCGGTGTGAACAGCGGTGCGTTCTCACTGGCCAACAACACCCTGACCGCGACGACGAACTTCGGAACGCCGTCGAGCTCGGGTGTGAACGGCAACTATGCTTACCAGGTGCGTCAGTTCCAGTTCTCTGGCCGCGTTACCTTCTAA
- a CDS encoding PLP-dependent cysteine synthase family protein — translation MFPGRSFVTPLVPITLGDHPPIWCKLEFLNPSGSTKDRIARFILEKAFREGRIREGDLIAEASSGSTSIAMALVSAQMGFRFIAVMPEGVSAERAMMIRGYGGQIILTPKEEGIFGALREVQRLGREQGAFLPLQFENEDNARAHRVGTAHEIINQIPGGTVGAVVSGVGTGGTLVGLYEGLCDSGCNVTPVVARPINKTSFGDVECCSFSARIPGVVDSLSKIFREDRLPGLMTVEVEDDEAIAVTRKIIGKGFPVGPSSGLNFCAAVEVAKKIDGPVVTVFPDRMERYFTTELFSVYR, via the coding sequence ATGTTTCCCGGCCGGTCCTTTGTCACGCCACTCGTTCCCATTACCCTGGGCGATCATCCGCCTATCTGGTGCAAGCTTGAGTTTCTGAATCCTTCCGGTTCCACCAAGGATCGTATCGCCCGCTTCATTCTTGAGAAGGCCTTTCGCGAGGGCCGCATCCGCGAAGGCGATCTGATTGCCGAGGCAAGCTCCGGTTCGACTTCGATTGCCATGGCGCTGGTCTCAGCGCAGATGGGCTTCCGGTTTATTGCCGTGATGCCGGAAGGTGTCTCCGCCGAGCGCGCCATGATGATCCGTGGCTACGGCGGGCAGATCATCCTTACGCCGAAGGAAGAAGGCATCTTTGGCGCTCTGCGTGAGGTGCAGCGCCTGGGCCGCGAGCAGGGCGCGTTTCTTCCACTGCAGTTTGAGAACGAGGACAATGCCCGCGCACATCGTGTCGGCACGGCGCACGAGATCATCAACCAGATTCCCGGTGGCACGGTCGGCGCCGTGGTCAGCGGTGTTGGAACCGGAGGAACGCTGGTAGGCCTGTATGAAGGCCTGTGCGATTCCGGCTGCAATGTGACGCCGGTTGTCGCGCGGCCGATCAACAAGACCAGCTTCGGTGATGTGGAATGCTGCAGCTTCTCCGCGCGCATTCCTGGCGTGGTCGACAGCCTGAGCAAAATCTTTCGCGAGGACCGGCTTCCCGGCCTGATGACGGTTGAAGTGGAAGACGACGAGGCGATCGCTGTAACCCGCAAGATCATCGGCAAGGGCTTCCCCGTAGGCCCCAGCTCGGGACTGAACTTCTGTGCGGCGGTCGAAGTGGCGAAGAAAATTGACGGACCTGTCGTTACCGTCTTCCCTGACCGCATGGAACGCTACTTTACGACCGAGTTGTTCTCCGTTTACCGGTGA
- a CDS encoding TonB-dependent receptor, with the protein MQRMMQAAVRAMVLYALAVHGQALSQAASQIVSQTDNAIAGHVMDGRSPVAGALVLAQQTGSAQQLLTRTDASGSFQIVHLLPGEYTVTITAAGHAPQTRSHILVSTSGIVQIDLAYAPPVPLSMEPAAGERISDTEAHALPVLDRRAEMLPAILSTSGTTSEAVETPTISYRSVPTAQNAALLDGAENTQALRGDAIASGRSASIAPREAVEEMTVYATSAPASIGRAAGGSVNVTTRRGTQQFHGAMFFLWRESALDAFDPTAIVTRYNNGLVSSSLVKPKDTRQQWGLRLGGPLWRGRLYGIWSSEWQRRSFPAVSTPADPNFFLLTSTQRALLQNRGVTNTRINSALRYLDSLMGELPRRADYWSQMPRLDFDLTARHRLMLSYNSVRWSSPAGSRTRPVVDRGLASIGDDNMHVDGGQVQWAARWGSRFTTDLRARMVHDYEFQLAPAPLPQEPATGPGGYAPQVNIASDFYFGKPATLNRRGFPDERRWQLAANFTWTHGHVTLLGGAETSRVQEVVDNLPNEGGSYLYSSGTTNGRAGGLVDWITDYTFDVNAYPTAACTNGQNATLHYFCFQSFSQSFGQQATRFTLGERAAWLGIRWRINGTLSVDASLRYDHLQLPAAQRPNASLDAAFSDVGSTSTLPSPQNNLGPRVGFAWSPFGERQGVVRGGYGIVYGRLPGATLRTALADTGLPSSVVSVRVTSRTQVDPQCSSAGTSFGYPATYRCIPAGVPARTTAAMLFANDFHLPMVQQAHLSLERQLGWGMLLRISGVTALSQYLPNSVDINIAPANTRGTFQLKGGTGAVGVRHGDTFVVPLYTARRNASFGTVTAIRSNVTGTYNALLVEARRRMSQGLDLRITGAWQKSLDFGQSASAIPDRNGQFDPYEVGYDRGVSSLERRWRIVASGLWQPQWTLHEHLLQLAANGWSIAPILTASAGRPYSLMISGGDALSGGRESINGAGGLRYLPTVGPNTLRLPFALNLNLRLSKALPLHGPARLLLLGEAYNATNHVNVINVTQRAYLVGATSNGVTQLVFQDAATLLSEGLNQRPFGTLTQAGNDYTRQRQLQFGLRVEW; encoded by the coding sequence ATGCAGCGGATGATGCAGGCAGCCGTGCGCGCCATGGTTTTGTATGCGCTCGCGGTCCATGGACAGGCCCTTTCACAAGCGGCTTCCCAGATCGTGTCCCAGACGGACAATGCCATCGCGGGGCATGTCATGGATGGCAGATCTCCCGTTGCCGGGGCACTGGTGCTTGCCCAGCAGACCGGCTCCGCGCAGCAGTTGCTCACCCGCACCGACGCTTCCGGCAGCTTTCAGATCGTCCACCTGCTCCCCGGCGAGTACACCGTAACCATCACCGCCGCAGGCCATGCGCCGCAGACGCGCTCACACATCCTGGTCAGCACCTCGGGGATCGTACAGATCGATCTTGCCTATGCCCCTCCTGTGCCGCTTTCCATGGAACCAGCCGCAGGGGAGCGCATCAGCGACACCGAGGCGCACGCACTGCCCGTTCTTGATCGCCGCGCGGAGATGTTGCCGGCGATCCTCAGCACCTCCGGTACAACCAGTGAAGCTGTCGAAACACCGACGATCAGTTATCGCTCTGTGCCCACTGCTCAGAACGCAGCGCTTCTGGATGGAGCCGAGAACACGCAGGCGTTGCGCGGCGATGCGATCGCCTCCGGACGCTCGGCGAGCATTGCACCGCGCGAGGCGGTGGAGGAGATGACGGTTTACGCCACCAGCGCTCCAGCCAGCATCGGCCGCGCCGCGGGCGGTTCCGTCAACGTGACCACGCGTCGCGGCACGCAGCAGTTCCATGGCGCGATGTTCTTTCTGTGGCGCGAAAGCGCGCTGGACGCCTTCGACCCAACGGCCATCGTCACGCGCTACAACAACGGGCTGGTCAGCAGCTCGCTGGTGAAGCCCAAGGATACGCGGCAGCAATGGGGCCTGCGGCTTGGCGGGCCACTGTGGCGTGGCAGGCTCTACGGCATCTGGTCATCGGAATGGCAGCGCCGCAGCTTCCCGGCTGTCTCCACGCCGGCTGACCCGAACTTTTTCCTGCTGACATCGACACAACGCGCACTGCTGCAGAACCGGGGCGTAACCAATACACGCATCAACTCCGCTCTACGCTATCTGGACAGCCTGATGGGAGAGCTCCCGCGCCGCGCCGATTACTGGTCTCAAATGCCGCGCCTGGACTTCGACCTTACGGCACGGCATCGGCTGATGCTGAGCTACAACAGCGTGCGCTGGAGCTCGCCAGCCGGTTCACGCACACGCCCCGTTGTCGATCGTGGCCTTGCCAGCATTGGCGATGACAACATGCATGTCGACGGCGGACAGGTGCAATGGGCAGCACGATGGGGCAGCCGCTTCACCACCGACCTGCGTGCCCGCATGGTGCATGACTATGAGTTCCAACTGGCGCCCGCGCCCTTGCCGCAGGAGCCGGCCACCGGGCCCGGCGGCTACGCTCCGCAGGTCAACATCGCCAGCGACTTTTACTTCGGCAAGCCCGCCACGCTGAACCGCCGCGGCTTTCCGGATGAGCGTCGCTGGCAGCTTGCCGCAAATTTTACGTGGACACACGGACACGTCACCCTGTTGGGCGGGGCGGAGACCAGCCGCGTGCAGGAGGTGGTCGACAATCTGCCCAACGAAGGCGGCAGCTACCTTTACTCCAGCGGCACCACCAACGGACGCGCGGGCGGTCTGGTGGACTGGATCACCGATTACACCTTCGATGTAAACGCATACCCCACCGCGGCGTGCACCAATGGGCAGAATGCAACGCTGCACTACTTCTGCTTTCAAAGCTTCTCGCAAAGCTTTGGCCAGCAGGCTACACGGTTCACGCTGGGCGAGCGGGCTGCATGGCTCGGCATCCGGTGGCGCATCAACGGAACGCTGAGCGTCGATGCCTCGTTGCGATACGACCATCTACAGCTGCCTGCAGCACAGCGGCCCAACGCATCTCTGGACGCTGCCTTCAGCGATGTTGGCTCCACCAGCACCCTGCCTTCGCCGCAGAATAACCTTGGCCCCCGTGTCGGCTTTGCGTGGTCGCCCTTCGGCGAGCGACAGGGCGTTGTCCGTGGAGGCTATGGCATTGTGTATGGCCGTCTGCCAGGAGCGACCCTTCGCACCGCGCTGGCCGACACAGGTTTGCCCTCCAGCGTTGTGAGTGTGCGCGTCACCTCACGCACACAGGTTGATCCACAGTGTTCCTCGGCCGGCACCAGCTTTGGATATCCGGCCACCTATCGCTGCATCCCTGCCGGTGTGCCAGCCAGGACCACGGCGGCGATGCTGTTTGCAAACGATTTCCATCTGCCGATGGTGCAGCAGGCACATCTTTCGCTGGAGCGGCAGCTGGGCTGGGGAATGCTGCTGCGCATCAGCGGCGTTACCGCACTGAGCCAGTACCTGCCGAACTCCGTGGACATCAATATTGCTCCCGCAAACACGCGCGGCACCTTTCAGTTGAAGGGGGGCACAGGCGCGGTGGGTGTGCGCCATGGCGACACCTTCGTTGTGCCGCTGTACACAGCACGCCGTAACGCGAGCTTCGGCACGGTTACGGCGATCCGTTCCAACGTGACCGGAACCTACAACGCATTGTTAGTGGAAGCTCGTAGACGAATGAGCCAGGGTCTGGATCTTCGGATAACCGGGGCATGGCAGAAGTCTCTTGATTTTGGCCAGAGCGCCAGCGCGATTCCGGACCGCAATGGGCAGTTTGACCCGTACGAAGTGGGCTACGATCGCGGAGTTTCTTCGCTTGAGCGTCGCTGGCGCATCGTTGCTTCCGGCCTGTGGCAGCCACAATGGACCCTGCACGAGCATCTGCTTCAGCTTGCCGCCAATGGCTGGAGTATTGCTCCGATTCTCACAGCATCCGCGGGCCGCCCCTACAGCCTGATGATCAGTGGCGGCGACGCCTTGAGCGGCGGCCGCGAAAGTATCAATGGAGCAGGCGGTCTGCGCTATCTGCCAACGGTGGGCCCAAATACGCTGAGGTTACCCTTCGCGCTGAACCTGAACCTGCGCCTCAGCAAGGCTTTGCCACTCCATGGCCCGGCACGCCTGCTGTTGCTCGGCGAGGCATACAACGCGACCAACCATGTGAACGTCATCAACGTGACCCAGCGCGCGTACCTGGTTGGAGCAACCAGCAATGGTGTCACGCAGCTTGTCTTTCAGGATGCCGCCACGCTTCTAAGCGAAGGCCTGAATCAGCGCCCCTTTGGAACGCTGACCCAGGCCGGTAATGACTACACACGGCAGCGCCAGTTGCAGTTTGGCCTGCGTGTGGAGTGGTGA
- a CDS encoding SRPBCC family protein yields MAAVVGETQIVESRVLRAPRELVFRMFTEAEHVSNWWGPRGFRTVTKQMDVEPGGLWIHTMIGPDGTEYFNEVRYEVVDAPHRLVYEHVNDPYFRATITFTEKTVSQTEVSFVMEFANRKLRDAIAESRALEGLADTVSRFEEVVSTLGGEEFVLTRELQAPRELVYRSWTEPERLEKWFGPVGCKLIIKQADMREGGHLLYGMQFPDGNLMWGRWSFRDLTPYSRIVMVSSFADEQGEPTTHPMAPDFPLETLSTTTFEEKNGKTLVTLRSRAMYAGQAQQQFFAQFFESMTKGWGGTFGQLEAYLAEEQKA; encoded by the coding sequence ATGGCAGCAGTTGTTGGAGAGACCCAGATTGTTGAGAGCCGTGTCTTGCGCGCGCCGCGTGAACTTGTTTTCCGTATGTTTACTGAAGCGGAGCATGTCAGCAACTGGTGGGGACCGCGCGGATTCCGCACCGTGACGAAACAGATGGATGTGGAACCTGGCGGGCTGTGGATTCACACCATGATCGGACCGGATGGGACAGAGTACTTCAATGAGGTGCGGTATGAAGTGGTCGACGCACCGCACAGGCTGGTCTACGAGCATGTGAACGATCCGTATTTCCGTGCAACCATCACGTTCACCGAAAAGACCGTCAGCCAAACCGAAGTGAGTTTTGTGATGGAGTTTGCCAATCGCAAGCTGCGCGATGCGATTGCCGAGAGCCGCGCACTGGAAGGCCTGGCCGACACCGTGTCCCGCTTTGAAGAGGTGGTATCGACACTGGGCGGCGAGGAGTTTGTGCTGACGCGCGAACTGCAGGCGCCGCGGGAGCTGGTCTACCGCTCATGGACGGAGCCGGAACGGCTGGAGAAATGGTTTGGCCCTGTCGGGTGCAAGCTGATCATCAAGCAGGCCGACATGCGTGAAGGCGGCCATCTGCTGTATGGCATGCAGTTCCCGGATGGCAACCTGATGTGGGGACGGTGGAGCTTCCGCGACCTTACACCCTACTCGCGCATCGTGATGGTCAGCTCCTTCGCCGATGAGCAGGGTGAGCCCACCACGCACCCCATGGCTCCGGACTTTCCGCTTGAAACACTCTCCACAACGACCTTCGAGGAGAAGAACGGAAAGACGCTGGTCACACTGCGGTCAAGAGCTATGTATGCGGGGCAGGCGCAACAGCAGTTCTTCGCACAGTTCTTTGAAAGCATGACGAAGGGCTGGGGCGGTACCTTTGGCCAGTTGGAAGCCTATCTTGCAGAAGAGCAGAAGGCATAA